A section of the Enterococcus montenegrensis genome encodes:
- the rpsR gene encoding 30S ribosomal protein S18, whose amino-acid sequence MAQQRRGGRKRRKVDYIAANHIEHIDYKDIELLKRFISERGKILPRRVTGTGAKNQRKLTVAIKRARIMGLLPFVSED is encoded by the coding sequence ATGGCACAACAAAGAAGAGGCGGACGTAAACGTCGCAAAGTAGACTATATCGCAGCTAACCACATCGAACACATCGATTACAAAGATATCGAATTGTTAAAACGATTCATTTCAGAACGCGGTAAAATTTTACCACGTCGTGTAACTGGTACTGGCGCGAAAAACCAACGTAAATTAACCGTAGCGATCAAACGCGCACGGATTATGGGCTTACTACCTTTCGTAAGCGAAGACTAA
- the ssb gene encoding single-stranded DNA-binding protein → MINNVVLVGRLTKDPDLRYTGNGAAVATFTLAVNRNFTNQSGDREADFINCVIWRKPAETLANYARKGTLLGVTGRIQTRNYENQQGQRVYVTEVVAENFQLLESRSANEQRQQSGGSTTTNGGGGFNNNYGGASQQNNFNQNQPSQNNGMPSFDRDTSDPFGSDASTIDISDDDLPF, encoded by the coding sequence TTGATTAACAATGTCGTTTTAGTCGGTAGATTAACAAAAGATCCTGATTTGCGCTACACAGGCAATGGTGCTGCAGTTGCGACTTTTACTCTAGCAGTAAATCGTAATTTCACGAACCAAAGCGGTGATCGCGAAGCAGATTTTATCAATTGTGTAATCTGGCGTAAACCAGCCGAAACTTTAGCAAATTATGCCCGCAAAGGAACGCTGCTAGGAGTTACTGGCCGCATTCAAACTCGGAATTATGAAAACCAACAAGGTCAACGTGTTTACGTGACTGAAGTGGTTGCTGAAAACTTCCAATTATTAGAATCACGTTCTGCCAATGAACAACGTCAACAAAGTGGCGGTAGTACTACCACGAATGGCGGCGGTGGTTTCAACAATAATTATGGTGGTGCCAGCCAACAAAACAATTTTAATCAAAACCAACCTTCTCAAAACAACGGAATGCCGAGTTTTGATCGCGACACTTCTGATCCATTCGGGTCTGACGCATCAACCATCGACATTTCAGACGATGATTTACCATTCTAA